A single genomic interval of Eriocheir sinensis breed Jianghai 21 chromosome 33, ASM2467909v1, whole genome shotgun sequence harbors:
- the LOC127006662 gene encoding carboxypeptidase B-like — MARWTTLNRPMMLLAVLGTLWGYCQCSPFPQSTLCKLLSGPNPHKYRSDPPDSKLPRLNALNDANLQKSQDPAQSTSNAPHPAVVRLQKGDLNQPGRESVSYKGYKLLRTDVEASQLPVVDSLDTAEGVDLWSWRKNERSLLFEIDLLTPPAAESKVKRVFTENNLRYQEVIKDLQDAINQQTKDDLFFSWNRPAHPMTWEKYHSYNEMEEYLEYLRTEYPHLVTLEEIGHSFENRSLRVAKVSTGANRTAIWIDGGLHAREWITPATAMFILHRLVEGSWETPELLNHFDWYILALGNPDGYEYSRQHDRLWRKTRSINPEFPDCVGVDPNRNFGYKWAAGGSSMRACSSIYHGPQPFSEPETRAIRDFLLAHKDQLKAYVSLHSYSQMWLTPWSHTETLPGNHEKLQEVGRQAVAAIKGYNGTEYIQGNVPSLLYVASGSSMDYAMGVAGIPYAFTLELRDRGTYGFLLPKEEIRPTGEETFEGIRAMTTTIFHQLYPGKQFS; from the exons ATGGCGCGATGGACGACGCTCAACAGACCCATGATGCTGCTAGCGGTGTTGGGGACTCTCTGGGGGTACTGCCAGTGCTCACCCTTCCCTCAAAGCACCCTCTGCAAACTGTTAAGCGGACCAAACCCTCATAAATACCGATCTGACCCTCCTGACTCCAAACTGCCGAGGTTGAATGCGCTCAACGACGCGAACTTGCAGAAGAGTCAGGATCCAGCCCAGAGCACCTCAAATGCCCCCCACCCAGCGGTCGTACGTCTCCAGAAGGGGGATTTGAACCAGCCGGGGCGCGAGTCGGTGTCCTACAAAGGGTACAAGCTCCTGCGCACTGATGTGGAGGCGTCCCAGCTGCCCGTGGTGGACTCGCTGGACACGGCTGAGGGAGTCGATCTGTGGTCCTGGCggaagaatgaacgaagtctGCTGTTTGAGATCGACCTCCTGACGCCGCCCGCCGCTGAGTCCAAG GTCAAACGCGTCTTCACGGAAAACAACCTTCGCTACCAGGAGGTCATCAAGGACTTGCAGGATGCCATCAACCAGCAGACGAAGGATGACTTGTTCTTCAGCTGGAACCGACCCGCGCATCCTATGACCTGGGAGAAATACCACTCCTACAACG AGATGGAGGAGTACCTGGAATACCTGCGCACCGAATACCCCCACCTCGTGACCCTGGAGGAGATCGGCCATTCCTTCGAGAACAGGTCACTGCGAGTCGCCAAGGTGTCGACGGGCGCGAACAGGACGGCCATTTGGATCGACGGAG GCCTGCACGCGCGGGAGTGGATCACGCCCGCCACCGCCATGTTCATTCTGCACCGCCTGGTCGAGGGCAGCTGGGAGACGCCGGAGCTGCTCAACCACTTCGACTGGTACATCCTGGCCCTGGGCAACCCCGACG GTTATGAATACTCGCGTCAGCACGACCGGCTATGGCGCAAGACTCGCTCCATCAACCCAGAGTTTCCGGACTGCGTGGGCGTCGACCCCAACAGGAACTTTGGCTACAAGTGGGCCGCCGGCGGGTCGTCCATGAGGGCCTGCAGCAGCATCTACCACGGGCCCCAGCCTTTCTCCGAGCCCGAGACCCGAGCCATCAGGGACTTCCTCCTCGCCCACAAAGACCAG ctGAAGGCGTACGTGAGCCTCCACTCGTACTCCCAGATGTGGCTGACGCCGTGGTCACACACCGAGACGCTGCCGGGCAACCACGAGAAGCTGCAGGAGGTGGGGCGGCAGGCGGTGGCGGCCATCAAGGGCTACAACGGCACGGA GTACATCCAAGGCAATGTTCCGTCCCTCCTGTACGTGGCCTCGGGATCCTCAATGGACTACGCCATGGGGGTCGCCGGCATCCCCTACGCCTTCACCCTCGAGCTGAGAGACAGAG GCACGTACGGCTTTCTGCTGCCCAAGGAGGAGATCAGACCCACCGGAGAGGAGACCTTCGAGGGCATCCGGGCCATGACCACCACTATCTTCCACCAACTGTACCCGGGGAAGCAGTTTTCTTGA
- the LOC127006660 gene encoding histone-lysine N-methyltransferase 2B-like: MNIWRPDPLKVCGEKFTNATLGFHECVCQFDYRHHKSYKQALKYKHCLLADEMRRIDNFELYVIIAVVVGAVLIFGVAAFCSCKWYFHTNSNPCGCCRKKKKRKKKDETTEEDATSSHAHENGNQAWTPIRLVSAKEPGRESQDSHTDTEDPAQDKKKGLCMKFCLSDPVQDCCEFFDCDIMWRKKSIYTVPVFGRRKPPPMQRRPTRPAPPPPRPQVTPIVKHPEPLHIGFEELECEPIPEAPPSPEPVRVDQPRAMYVDPFAFLQKPFLKSKEKTSEEEPEALYSKMKGFVFGKKKSSSVASLNQVGVSTNPDTVSNASSKKSKHSKTGSLASLHNLSDEQLDKGYHAKRSMSLASLHMVEEENTQQLVPKGPGSKLQVARSRGSLHNICEDDIPPSMRTDEYIDLEEMNRRIEAKMMAQQANQTRQETSGPQKPPPPSTESKPTSPPPIMRTPDFIPASAYTQPPQPTAPQHYKSFPPQYDWDATQRPVSPQGRLIMSNGDGMMPKYYPPVPATPEKPAVPARLAVGTPIVGNGTLGRPKPTVPPRPGSNSPKPRAPQPPSMQGTLGRSGHVVKPSSPPPPPPVTAPIESSL; encoded by the exons ATGAATATATG GCGGCCGGACCCGTTGAAGGTGTGCGGGGAAAAGTTCACCAATGCCACGCTGGGGTTCCACGAGTGTGTGTGTCAATTTGATTACCGCCACCATAAGAGTTATAAGCAAGCCCTAAAGTACAAGCACTGCCTCTTGGCAGATGAAATGAGGAGAATAGACAACTTTGAGCTGTATGTCATCATTGCTGTGGTCGTGGGGGCGGTGCTGATCTTTGGTGTGGCGGCTTTCTGTTCTTGCAAGTGGTACTTCCACACAAACAGCAACCCGTGTGGGTGTTgtcgcaagaagaagaagagaaaaaagaaagatgagacaaCAGAAGAAGATGCCACAAGCAGTCATGCTCATGAAAATGGGAACCAAGCATGGACTCCCATACGCCTCGTTTCTGCTAAGGAGCCCGGCAGGGAGTCCCAAGACTCCCACACAGACACAGAGGATCCTGCGCAAGACAAGAAGAAGGGGCTGTGTATGAAGTTTTGTCTCAGTGACCCAGTTCAGGATTGTTGTGAGTTCTTTGACTGTGACATTATGTGGCGCAAGAAGAGCATCTACACTGTACCTGTGTTCGGCCGGCGGAAGCCACCTCCAATGCAGAGGAGACCCACTCGCCCCGCTCCACCGCCCCCCAGGCCCCAAGTAACCCCTATTGTGAAGCATCCCGAGCCCCTGCACATTGGGTTCGAGGAGCTGGAGTGTGAACCCATACCTGAGGCTCCTCCTTCCCCCGAGCCAGTGAGGGTTGACCAGCCGAGGGCCATGTATGTGGATCCGTTTGCCTTCCTTCAGAAACCATTCctgaaaagcaaagaaaagacaTCTGAGGAAGAACCTGAAGCTTTGTATAGCAAAATGAAGGGCTTTGTGTTTGGCAAGAAGAAGAGCAGTAGTGTGGCATCACTCAACCAAGTTGGTGTGTCCACCAACCCAGACACTGTTAGTAATGCTTCAAGCAAGAAGAGCAAGCACAGCAAGACTGGGAGCTTGGCTTCATTGCATAACCTGAGTGATGAACAACTGGACAAGGGGTACCATGCCAAGAGGTCCATGAGTCTTGCCTCGTTGcacatggtggaggaggagaacacgCAGCAGCTTGTGCCTAAGGGACCAGGGAGCAAACTTCAGGTGGCCAGGAGCAGAGGCTCCCTGCATAACATTTGTGAGGATGACATTCCTCCATCAATGAGAACAGATGAATACATTGACCTTGAGGAGATGAACAGGCGAATCGAGGCAAAGATGATGGCTCAGCAGGCTAATCAGACCAGACAGGAGACCTCAGGACCTCAGAAGCCTCCTCCACCAAGCACGGAGAGTAAGCCCACATCACCTCCACCCATCATGCGGACACCAGACTTCATTCCGGCTTCGGCATACACACAGCCACCACAGCCCACAGCACCACAGCACTACAAATCGTTCCCCCCTCAGTATGACTGGGACGCCACGCAAAGGCCCGTCTCACCACAAGGAAGACTTATCATGTCTAATGGGGATGGAATGATGCCAAAGTATTATCCACCAGTGCCTGCAACCCCTGAGAAACCTGCAGTGCCAGCAAGACTAGCTGTTGGAACCCCTATTGTTGGTAATGGTACTCTGGGAAGACCCAAGCCTACAGTGCCACCTCGCCCAGGCAGCAACTCCCCCAAGCCACGGGCTCCACAGCCGCCATCAATGCAGGGAACGCTGGGGAGGTCAGGACATGTGGTGAagccttcctccccgccgccgccaccgccagtcACTGCTCCCATAGAGTCGTCCCTCTGA